The segment CTTCTGGATGACCTCGCGCTGGTGCTCCCTCTTCTCCGCTAGGTGCTTCagcagctccgcctcctggcactggagggagacagagagcacCGCGGGTATGTCAAACAGAGGACTAGTAGTCATGTTGCTGGGATCTTGAGTACTTTTCTCAAACAAAGTCCTGCCGACTACAAACTCGTGCTCTCATGTGAAGGAACCAAACCTATTGCGACGTGTCCATCACTCAGAGCAAGGATCTGATTGAGGACGTACATCTTCGGGCCGCTGAAGGATTACTAAAGGAAACATCTGACGTTGGAGGCGTTGCTCAGTGGCCGGACACATTCCCTGTGCCAGCTAtcattcctctctcctcacccttCCTCGCCCCTCTCTCCACCATCCTCTTGGCTCGATGAACATGAGCCACCGTGACTCGAGCTTTCAGGATTGCTTTCCTTGTGCTTTCATGTCTCTCTTTTCATCTTTCCAcaccctccctctttccttttaTCAATTTCCACCCTATTTCCTCCTGAGTTTATAAATCACGCTGGCCACAAAGAGCGTGGTCAGATAATGCCTGAATGAGCAGCAGCTGGGGCTACGAGTCACCAGGGTTTACGAGTTTAGGGTTCGGGGTCCGGTCCGGTCGGGTTCGTCGTAAATATGACCTCACCTTTCGCCTCTCCTTGGCCGCCTCCAGCTTCTTCTGGATCTCCTCTAGGGACGGGTTGCGCTGCGGCGAGGAGCCGTTGAGCTCTGGCACCCCGTCAAAGGATGGGGGCTTGAGGATGACCTCGAAGGCCTGGCCAGACGCCCGCTTGTTCAGCTCAATCACCTCCACGTCTTTGATGACGCGCCAGCCCAGGTCCACCGCATCTGTGGCGTTGGATTGTGGCCATGTTTAGACTCTTCATTTGTTATGCATTTTTAATACACTATTACACACCGTCAGTGTGGTTCGTGGTTGACCCACGTCACTTCTACAGGTCTCTGCTAAGTGCTTTGGGAACAATAATTCCgacatttcccagaatgcatgcATGTATATTTGGCAAGAATACCGTATGGCCGTTTAAAGTGATTTATTGTTACCTTCTGCCTTGTATGAAGGGTTGTCTGAAGTCTGTGGGTTGAAGCAGGCACAGAACAGAGACACCAGGGGGAGCTCCTTGAACTTCTCTTTGTAggctgaggagacacacacacacacacacacacacagacacacacacacacacacagttgggtTTACATTACGAGAGAGGACATTACATCCACCTGCACATGCATTTCCTAGCCCTAATAACCTCTACCAGCCTAATCCTAACCTTAACCGTGACTTTATATTTAACTTTAACCGTAACCTAATCCTGAATCTAACCTGACCCTAACCTAAACCTAACATGAACTTAACCTCCAACTTAAATTAAACCTAACCTAACCCTGACCTATATAGGGTTAGGCTTAACACTAATGCACTTGCTTGATGATGCTTGACATTGTGTTTACTCTTACAGTGGCTCTTCATCTTTTTTATGTTGTTATGACATGTCATAACACAtggttaaaataataatagcGCATCGTCGTCATCATTCCCTCAATGGAGCCGTGGGCAATGGTGAGTGTGACTTTCTGCTGTGTATGCATTTACCTGCCAGAGTCATCTTCTCACTGTGTATGTGTAACTCTCCTGGGATGCTGAAGATCCTTCTCAgtctgtcagagagagagagagaggggagagagaggaagggagggctGAATGAAACACATTCAAAGGTCATATAATGAATGTGAGAATGGAGAGAATGAACAGGACGGCAAGCTGGAGAGCAAGCACCTCCCATTCAGGTTTAATTCAACCAATGAGAGAACAGCTCTGCCTCAAATAATTCATGTGGGCCAAAACCGAGGGTCATTCTGGCTagtgaaaaatataaatataaagacatCATCAAACACGTAACATCATACATATGTCATCTTCTTGTTAACATGTGAACAACAGTTGCCCATCCCTGCTTTGATAATGGGTTTATAGCGATTAAAAGCTTTGTTAGTGGAAAAttgtttcaattacttttctttgTCCTCACAAAAAGAAATCAAGAATCTGTCAACATGCATATGTTGTTCATATCAAAAGTGACACGAAAAGTTACAATGCTTCAAAGTTTCCATCCAAAGTGCGTGCCAATTTGTAAAGTATGTgtctaaatattattataataggaGCAGGTTCATCGAGATAAGGTGGCGCTAGTTCTCCAGTCGGGTGGCATTTAAACGCTGCAAGAAGAGGGTGCTGTAAGTAGAGGGTGCTGCAAGTAGAGGGTGCTACAAGTAGATGGCACTACAAGTAGAGGGCGCTACAAGTAGAGGCCGCTACAGGTAGATGACTCCGCAAGTGGAAGTTGCTACAAGTAGATGGCTCCACAAGTAGAGGCCGCTACAGGTAGAGGGCTCCACAAGTAGAGGGTGCTACAAGTAGACGGCTCTACAAGTAGAGGTTACTACAGGTAGAGGGCTCCGCAAGTAGAGGGCGCTACAAGTAGAGGGTGCTGCAAGTAGAGGATGCTACAAGTAGAGGGCGCTACAAGTAGAGGCCGCTACAGGTAGAGGGCTCCGCAAGTGGAAGTTGCTACAAGTAGATGGCTCCACAAGTAGAGGCCGCTACAGGTAGAGGGCTCCACAAGTAGAGGGTGCTACAAGTAGATGGCTCCACAAGTAGAGGCCGCTACAGGTAGAGGGCTCCGCAAGTGGAAGTTGCTACAAGTAGATGGCTCCACAAGTAGAGGCCGCTACAGGTAGAGGGCTCCACAAGTAGAGGGTGCTACAAGTAGAGGGCTCTACAAGTAGAGGTTACTACAGGTAGAGGGCTCCGCAAGTAGAGGGCACTACAAGTAGAGGGTGCTGCAAGTAGAGAGCGCTGCAAGTAGAGGGCGCTGCAAGTAGAGGGTGCTACAAGTAGAGGGTGCTACAAGTAGATGGCTCCACAAGTAGAGGGTGCTACAAGTAGAGGGTGCTACAAGTAGAGGGCACTACAACTAGAGGTTGCTACACGTAGAGGGTGCTGCAAGTAGAGGGCGCTGCAAGTAGAGGGCGCTGCAAGTAGAGGGCGCTACAAGTAGAGGTTACTATAGGTAGAGGGCTCCGCAAGTAGAGGGCGCTACAAGTAGAGGTTGCTACAAGTAGAGGGCACTACAACTAGAGGATGCTACACGTAGAGGGTGCTGCAAGTAGAGGGCGCTGCAAGTAGAGGGCTCCGCAAGTAGAGGGTGCTACAAGTAGAGGGCACTACAAGTAGAGGGTGCTACAAGTAGAGGGTGCTACAAGTAGAGGGTGCTACAAGTAGAGGGCACTACAAGTAGAGGGCACTACAAGTAGAGGGTGCTACatgtagagcaggggtgctcacactttttcagcatgcgagctacttattatgtgaccaagtcaaggcgatcgaccgggGGTGCTAGTAAGTGTGCTCACCTACCG is part of the Pseudoliparis swirei isolate HS2019 ecotype Mariana Trench chromosome 12, NWPU_hadal_v1, whole genome shotgun sequence genome and harbors:
- the stmn4 gene encoding stathmin-4 isoform X2, with the translated sequence MTLAAYKEKFKELPLVSLFCACFNPQTSDNPSYKAEDAVDLGWRVIKDVEVIELNKRASGQAFEVILKPPSFDGVPELNGSSPQRNPSLEEIQKKLEAAKERRKCQEAELLKHLAEKREHQREVIQKAFEENNNFIKNAKEKLEQKMEANKENREALLAAMLERLQEKDKHAEEVRKNKEMKEEACR
- the stmn4 gene encoding stathmin-4 isoform X1, with translation MQNGRLRRIFSIPGELHIHSEKMTLAAYKEKFKELPLVSLFCACFNPQTSDNPSYKAEDAVDLGWRVIKDVEVIELNKRASGQAFEVILKPPSFDGVPELNGSSPQRNPSLEEIQKKLEAAKERRKCQEAELLKHLAEKREHQREVIQKAFEENNNFIKNAKEKLEQKMEANKENREALLAAMLERLQEKDKHAEEVRKNKEMKEEACR